One genomic window of Citrobacter sp. Marseille-Q6884 includes the following:
- a CDS encoding LysR family transcriptional regulator: MMSIFISKQLKYFMVAMEKKCISKAADELYLTRTPLCKKLADLENALGETLFIRKYNELVPTEYAVSLYKELTPIYEAQSRLENKLNNKGGCGTITIVFDVTVPELMYRTISSSIEGEITQVKVKFQRVVITEKLLQDNAYINNIFFISLRPLV, from the coding sequence ATGATGTCTATTTTCATATCAAAACAACTGAAGTACTTTATGGTTGCAATGGAAAAAAAGTGTATATCTAAGGCCGCAGATGAGCTGTATTTAACAAGAACGCCCTTATGTAAAAAATTGGCAGATCTTGAAAATGCATTAGGGGAAACTTTATTCATTAGGAAATATAATGAATTAGTCCCAACAGAATATGCAGTTTCCTTATATAAAGAATTAACACCAATATATGAGGCCCAATCAAGACTTGAGAATAAATTGAATAATAAGGGGGGATGCGGAACGATAACCATTGTGTTTGATGTGACCGTGCCAGAACTTATGTATCGTACTATATCATCATCTATTGAAGGAGAAATTACACAGGTTAAAGTAAAATTCCAACGTGTCGTCATTACTGAGAAGTTGCTTCAGGATAATGCCTATATAAATAATATATTCTTCATTTCATTAAGACCCTTAGTAC
- a CDS encoding M15 family metallopeptidase: protein MKENTFSNRSILFLNDVHPDLSKLAYKALELSVVDFGISEGLRSIERQKKLYAEGKSKTLNSRHLSGHAIDVMAYPTTSVSWDFKYYQEIAVAFKNASSILKIPVEWGGDWKPFCDGPHFQLPWQQYPLI from the coding sequence ATGAAAGAAAACACATTTAGCAACAGGAGTATATTATTTTTAAATGATGTTCATCCTGACTTATCAAAGTTAGCTTATAAAGCTCTTGAACTGTCCGTTGTGGACTTTGGTATATCTGAAGGACTTCGGTCAATTGAGAGGCAAAAAAAATTATATGCAGAAGGGAAATCAAAAACACTTAATAGCAGACATTTATCTGGCCATGCCATTGATGTTATGGCTTACCCGACAACATCAGTCTCATGGGATTTTAAATATTACCAGGAAATTGCCGTTGCTTTTAAAAATGCCTCTTCAATATTAAAGATTCCTGTTGAATGGGGTGGGGACTGGAAACCATTCTGTGATGGTCCACATTTTCAATTACCCTGGCAGCAATACCCCTTAATTTAA
- a CDS encoding LysR family transcriptional regulator: MDKLRGMETFIAVVESGSFTVAATRLEMSAVMVGKYIALLEAQLGTRLLERNTRRQSLTDAGRVYVEEARRVLEQVAIAESSVERLRLAPAGTLRISAPTSFGACVISPLAATFLQTWPEVRLELDLTNRMVDLVDEGVDLAIRIGDIRQTDVVAKFLCPYRMTICASPDYLSRHGTPHTPADLVDHLCLSHTVWTARNEWTLPGVEGEVRWKRDAILRCNDGHGLRMAAVAGAGLLLQPEVLLAEELASGRLVRVLEGFTPQPRPIHLLWRQDLRPLPKLTRFVEHVLKGTQSLR, encoded by the coding sequence ATGGATAAGTTGCGCGGCATGGAAACGTTTATCGCCGTGGTGGAAAGCGGCAGTTTTACCGTTGCGGCCACGCGGCTGGAGATGTCGGCGGTGATGGTCGGGAAATATATTGCCCTGCTGGAAGCGCAGCTTGGCACGCGTTTGCTGGAGCGCAACACCCGTCGTCAGAGCCTGACCGACGCCGGGCGTGTCTACGTGGAAGAAGCCCGTCGAGTGCTAGAGCAGGTCGCGATAGCCGAAAGCTCGGTAGAGCGGTTGCGGCTGGCGCCAGCGGGGACGTTGCGCATCAGTGCGCCCACATCGTTCGGCGCGTGCGTCATTTCCCCCCTGGCCGCGACCTTTTTACAGACCTGGCCGGAGGTGCGTCTTGAACTGGATCTGACGAACCGGATGGTGGATCTGGTGGACGAAGGGGTCGATCTGGCGATAAGGATTGGTGATATTCGCCAGACTGACGTGGTGGCTAAGTTTTTGTGCCCGTACCGTATGACGATCTGTGCGTCACCGGACTACCTTTCCCGCCATGGTACCCCCCATACGCCCGCAGATCTGGTGGATCATTTGTGTTTATCCCATACGGTGTGGACAGCACGTAACGAATGGACGCTACCCGGTGTGGAAGGCGAGGTCAGATGGAAACGCGATGCGATCCTGCGTTGCAACGATGGACACGGACTGCGGATGGCGGCGGTCGCGGGGGCGGGGTTACTGTTGCAACCCGAAGTGTTGCTGGCCGAAGAACTCGCCAGCGGCCGACTGGTAAGGGTGCTGGAGGGGTTTACGCCGCAGCCGCGCCCGATACACCTGCTGTGGCGTCAGGATTTACGCCCGCTGCCGAAGCTGACACGCTTTGTCGAGCATGTGCTGAAGGGGACACAGAGTTTACGCTGA
- a CDS encoding short chain dehydrogenase produces the protein MKIVVIGASGTVGRAVTEVLSRTHDVIRVGRTKGDYQVDITSQESVQALFEKIGRVDAIVSTTGNLFFGPLSTMTDSEFNQGLQDKLLGQVRLALTGQHYLNDGGSITLISGIIAHEPIAQGANAATINAGLEGFVRAAACELGRGIRINLISPTVLSESAEAYESFFPGFESVPGATVANAFRRSVEGIQTGRIYKVGY, from the coding sequence ATGAAAATCGTCGTTATTGGTGCCAGTGGTACAGTAGGTCGCGCAGTGACAGAGGTGTTGAGCCGTACACATGATGTCATCCGTGTGGGTCGCACAAAGGGTGATTACCAGGTCGATATCACCTCGCAGGAGAGCGTGCAGGCGTTGTTTGAAAAAATCGGTCGGGTGGATGCGATCGTTTCTACCACCGGTAATCTGTTTTTTGGCCCGTTATCAACCATGACCGACAGCGAGTTTAATCAGGGTTTGCAGGACAAACTGTTAGGTCAGGTACGACTGGCGTTAACCGGGCAGCATTACCTGAATGATGGCGGTTCCATTACGCTGATTAGCGGCATTATCGCTCATGAGCCGATCGCGCAAGGGGCCAATGCGGCAACGATTAATGCCGGGCTCGAGGGCTTTGTACGCGCTGCTGCCTGTGAGTTAGGGCGCGGTATCCGTATCAACCTGATTAGCCCTACCGTGCTGAGCGAATCCGCAGAAGCCTACGAGAGTTTCTTCCCGGGGTTTGAAAGCGTACCCGGCGCAACGGTCGCGAATGCTTTTCGCCGCAGCGTCGAAGGGATACAAACCGGTCGCATTTATAAAGTCGGCTACTGA
- the glaH gene encoding glutarate dioxygenase GlaH, with protein MNALTAVKPNAEASGQQYSGFSLKPSAQSPRLLELTFSAQTTEQFLQAVAQWPVQALEYKSFLRFKVGKILDDLCSNELQPLLLKTLLDRAEGALLINAVGVDDVAQAEEMVKLATAVAHLIGRSNFDAMSGQYYARFVVKNVDNSDSYLRQPHRVMELHNDGTYLEEITDYVLMMKIDEQNMTGGNSLLLHLDDWEHLNHYFTHPLARRAMRFAAPPSKNVSQDVFHPVFDVDQQGRPVMRYIDQFVQPKDYEEGVWLSDLSDALETSKNILSVPVSVGKFLLINNLFWLHGRDRFTSHPDLRRELMRQRGYFAYAKNHYQTNQ; from the coding sequence ATGAATGCACTGACTGCCGTTAAACCGAATGCTGAAGCTTCAGGCCAGCAATACAGCGGCTTCTCGCTGAAACCGTCAGCCCAGTCCCCGCGTCTGCTGGAACTGACTTTTTCCGCCCAGACCACTGAGCAATTTTTGCAAGCGGTGGCGCAGTGGCCGGTGCAGGCACTGGAATACAAATCCTTTTTACGCTTCAAAGTGGGCAAGATCCTCGACGATTTGTGCAGCAATGAGCTACAGCCGTTGTTGCTGAAAACGCTGTTGGATCGTGCCGAAGGTGCATTGTTGATCAATGCCGTTGGGGTTGATGACGTGGCGCAGGCAGAGGAGATGGTCAAGCTGGCGACGGCGGTAGCGCATCTTATCGGACGCTCTAACTTTGATGCGATGAGCGGTCAGTACTACGCACGCTTTGTCGTGAAAAACGTTGATAATTCAGACAGCTACTTGCGTCAGCCGCACCGTGTGATGGAGCTGCATAACGACGGTACCTACCTCGAAGAAATCACCGACTACGTGTTGATGATGAAGATCGATGAACAAAACATGACCGGCGGTAACTCGCTGCTGCTGCACCTCGACGACTGGGAACACCTGAATCACTACTTCACTCATCCGCTGGCACGCCGTGCGATGCGTTTTGCCGCGCCGCCGAGCAAAAACGTGAGCCAGGATGTGTTTCATCCGGTGTTTGACGTTGACCAGCAAGGTCGTCCGGTCATGCGCTACATCGACCAGTTCGTCCAGCCAAAAGATTATGAAGAAGGCGTCTGGCTGAGCGATCTCTCCGACGCGCTGGAAACCAGCAAAAACATTCTTTCCGTGCCGGTTTCAGTGGGCAAATTCCTGCTGATCAACAACCTGTTCTGGCTGCATGGACGCGATCGCTTCACTTCGCATCCTGACCTGCGTCGTGAGCTGATGCGCCAGCGTGGTTACTTCGCGTACGCCAAGAACCATTACCAGACCAATCAGTAA
- the lhgO gene encoding L-2-hydroxyglutarate oxidase, protein MYDFVIIGGGIIGMSTAMQLIDVYPDARIALLEKESGPACHQTGHNSGVIHAGVYYTPGSLKAQFCLAGNRATKAFCDQNGIRYDVCGKMLVATSELEMERMRALWDRTAANGLEREWLNAQALREREPNITGLGGIFVPSSGIVSYRDVTAAMAKIFQAKGGEIVYNAEVSALKEHATGVVVHTRQGQEYEAATLIGCSGLMADRLVKMLGVDPGFIICPFRGEYFRLAPEHNQIVNHLIYPIPDPAMPFLGVHLTRMIDGSVTVGPNAVLAFKREGYRKRDISLRDTLEILGSSGIRRVLQNNLRSGLSEMKNSLCKSGYLRLVQKYCPSLTQNDLQPWPAGVRAQAVSPDGKLIDDFLFVTTPRSIHTCNAPSPAATSAIPIGAHIVSKVHALLENQSNPGRTLRAARSVETLHAAFTR, encoded by the coding sequence ATGTATGATTTTGTGATTATTGGCGGCGGCATTATCGGCATGTCGACCGCCATGCAGCTGATTGATGTCTATCCCGACGCCAGAATCGCGCTGCTGGAGAAAGAGTCCGGCCCGGCCTGTCATCAGACGGGCCATAACAGCGGCGTGATTCATGCCGGGGTTTATTACACCCCCGGCAGCCTCAAGGCGCAGTTTTGTCTGGCGGGAAATCGCGCCACTAAAGCCTTTTGCGACCAAAACGGCATCCGTTACGACGTCTGCGGAAAAATGCTGGTCGCCACTTCTGAACTGGAAATGGAGCGGATGCGTGCATTGTGGGATCGCACCGCCGCCAACGGTCTGGAACGCGAGTGGCTGAATGCGCAAGCGCTACGCGAGCGCGAACCTAATATTACCGGCCTCGGCGGCATTTTTGTGCCTTCCAGCGGAATTGTCAGCTATCGCGACGTCACCGCCGCGATGGCAAAAATATTTCAGGCCAAGGGTGGCGAGATTGTTTATAACGCCGAAGTCAGCGCCCTGAAAGAACATGCTACCGGCGTCGTGGTACACACCCGTCAGGGACAGGAGTATGAAGCCGCCACGTTGATCGGCTGCTCCGGGTTAATGGCTGACCGGCTGGTGAAAATGCTGGGCGTCGATCCCGGCTTTATTATTTGTCCGTTCCGCGGTGAATACTTCCGGCTGGCACCGGAACATAACCAGATAGTGAATCATCTGATCTATCCGATCCCCGATCCCGCCATGCCGTTTCTTGGCGTCCATCTCACCCGGATGATTGACGGCAGTGTCACGGTCGGTCCCAACGCCGTGCTGGCCTTTAAACGCGAAGGTTACCGTAAGCGCGATATCTCCCTGCGCGACACGCTGGAGATCTTAGGCTCTTCCGGCATCCGTCGCGTGCTGCAAAACAACCTGCGCTCAGGCCTGAGTGAGATGAAAAACTCGCTGTGCAAAAGCGGCTATCTGCGGTTGGTACAGAAGTACTGCCCGAGCCTGACGCAGAACGATCTGCAGCCGTGGCCTGCGGGTGTACGGGCGCAGGCGGTATCACCAGACGGGAAACTGATCGACGATTTTCTGTTTGTTACCACACCGCGTTCTATTCATACCTGTAACGCCCCTTCTCCGGCAGCGACGTCTGCTATTCCTATCGGTGCGCATATCGTTAGCAAAGTGCACGCATTGCTGGAGAACCAGAGTAATCCCGGACGCACGCTGCGTGCGGCACGTAGCGTGGAGACATTACACGCCGCATTTACCCGTTAA
- the gabD gene encoding NADP-dependent succinate-semialdehyde dehydrogenase gives MQLNDPTLFRQQALIDGQWRHANSGETIAVTNPANNQPLGSVPKMGADETREAIEAANRALPAWRALTAKERANILRRWFNLMIEHQDDLARLMTLEQGKPLAEAKGEITYAASFIEWFAEEGKRIYGDTIPGHQADKRLIVIKQPIGVTAAITPWNFPSAMITRKAGPALAAGCTMVLKPASQTPFSALALAELANRAGIPAGVFSVVTGSAGAVGNELTSNPLVRKLSFTGSTEIGRQLMEQCAKDIKKVSLELGGNAPFIVFDDADLDKAVEGALASKFRNAGQTCVCANRLYVQDGVYDRFAEKLQQAVSKLHLGDGLQPDVTTGPLIDEKAVAKVQEHIADALEKGARIITGGKAHALGGNFFQPTILVDVPDNAKVAKEETFGPLAPLFRFTDEADVIHQANDTEFGLAAYFYARDLSRVFRVGEALEYGIVGINTGIISNEVAPFGGIKASGLGREGSKYGIEDYLEIKYMCIGL, from the coding sequence ATGCAACTTAACGATCCTACCTTGTTTCGTCAGCAGGCGCTGATTGACGGTCAATGGCGTCACGCCAACAGCGGTGAAACGATCGCGGTGACCAATCCAGCCAACAATCAGCCGTTGGGCAGTGTGCCGAAAATGGGCGCCGATGAAACGCGCGAAGCCATTGAAGCCGCTAACCGCGCCCTGCCCGCCTGGCGTGCGCTGACCGCCAAAGAGCGAGCGAATATTCTGCGTCGCTGGTTCAACCTGATGATTGAGCATCAGGATGACCTCGCCCGCCTGATGACGCTCGAGCAAGGGAAGCCGCTGGCAGAAGCCAAAGGCGAAATCACTTATGCCGCTTCCTTTATTGAATGGTTTGCTGAAGAAGGTAAGCGCATCTATGGCGATACCATTCCAGGTCATCAGGCCGATAAGCGTCTTATCGTCATTAAGCAACCGATCGGCGTGACCGCGGCAATTACACCGTGGAATTTCCCTTCGGCGATGATCACCCGCAAAGCCGGTCCGGCACTGGCCGCTGGCTGCACCATGGTGCTCAAACCCGCCAGCCAGACACCGTTCTCCGCGCTGGCACTGGCAGAACTGGCGAACCGTGCCGGGATCCCGGCGGGTGTTTTCAGCGTCGTCACCGGTTCCGCAGGCGCGGTCGGCAACGAACTGACCAGCAACCCGCTGGTGCGCAAGCTGTCGTTTACCGGCTCGACGGAAATTGGTCGTCAGCTCATGGAACAGTGCGCGAAAGACATCAAGAAGGTGTCTCTGGAGCTGGGCGGCAATGCGCCGTTTATCGTGTTTGACGATGCCGATCTTGATAAAGCCGTAGAAGGCGCGCTGGCATCGAAGTTCCGTAACGCCGGGCAAACCTGCGTCTGCGCCAACCGTCTGTACGTTCAGGACGGCGTGTATGACCGCTTCGCCGAGAAACTTCAGCAGGCCGTGAGCAAGCTGCATCTTGGTGATGGTCTGCAACCTGATGTGACCACCGGTCCGCTGATCGATGAAAAAGCGGTTGCCAAAGTGCAGGAGCACATCGCCGACGCGCTGGAAAAAGGGGCTCGCATCATAACGGGGGGCAAAGCCCACGCGCTGGGCGGCAACTTCTTCCAGCCGACAATCCTGGTGGACGTTCCTGACAACGCGAAGGTCGCGAAAGAAGAGACGTTTGGTCCGCTGGCTCCCCTGTTCCGCTTTACCGATGAAGCCGACGTGATTCATCAGGCCAACGATACCGAGTTCGGCCTGGCCGCCTATTTCTACGCGCGTGATTTAAGCCGTGTCTTCCGCGTTGGCGAAGCGCTGGAGTACGGCATCGTCGGTATCAACACCGGCATTATCTCCAACGAAGTCGCGCCGTTCGGCGGGATTAAAGCCTCCGGTCTTGGTCGTGAAGGCTCTAAATACGGCATCGAAGATTACTTAGAAATCAAATATATGTGCATCGGCCTTTAA
- the gabT gene encoding 4-aminobutyrate--2-oxoglutarate transaminase, with product MSTNKELMQRRSNAVPRGVGQIHPIFAERAENCRVWDVEGREFLDFAGGIAVLNTGHLHPQIVSAVEAQLKKLSHTCFQVLAYEPYLELCEIMNKKVPGDFDKKTLLVTTGSEAVENAVKIARAATKRTGTIAFSGAYHGRTHYTLSLTGKVNPYSAGMGLMPGHVYRAIYPCALHGVSEDEAIASIHRIFKNDAAPEDIAAIVIEPVQGEGGFYAASPAFMQRLRAICDEHGIMLIADEVQSGAGRTGTLFAMEQMGVAPDITTFAKSIAGGFPLAGVTGRADVMDAIPPGGLGGTYAGNPISCVAALEVLKIFEQENLLQKANDLGKNLRNGLLAIAETHREIGDVRGLGAMIAIELFEDGDHNKPDAKLTAEIVSRARDKGLILLSCGPYYNVLRILVPLTIEEAQIRQGLDIIAQCFAEAKQG from the coding sequence ATGAGCACCAATAAAGAACTCATGCAACGTCGCAGCAACGCTGTCCCCCGCGGCGTAGGCCAGATCCACCCTATTTTTGCCGAGCGTGCAGAGAATTGCCGGGTCTGGGACGTTGAAGGCCGTGAATTCCTCGATTTTGCTGGCGGTATTGCAGTACTGAATACCGGCCACCTGCATCCGCAGATTGTCTCAGCCGTAGAAGCGCAGTTGAAAAAGCTGTCGCACACCTGCTTCCAGGTGCTGGCCTATGAACCCTATCTGGAACTGTGCGAAATCATGAACAAGAAAGTGCCGGGCGATTTCGACAAGAAAACGCTGCTGGTCACGACGGGCTCTGAAGCGGTGGAAAACGCCGTGAAAATCGCCCGTGCGGCAACCAAACGTACGGGCACCATCGCCTTTAGCGGCGCGTACCACGGTCGCACTCATTACACCCTGTCGCTGACCGGTAAAGTGAATCCGTACTCGGCGGGAATGGGACTGATGCCGGGCCACGTTTATCGTGCGATCTATCCTTGCGCACTGCACGGCGTCAGTGAAGACGAGGCTATCGCCAGCATTCATCGCATCTTCAAAAACGATGCCGCGCCAGAAGATATTGCCGCCATCGTGATTGAACCGGTCCAGGGCGAAGGCGGTTTCTATGCCGCCTCACCAGCCTTTATGCAGCGCCTGCGCGCCATCTGTGACGAGCATGGGATCATGCTGATTGCCGATGAAGTGCAGAGTGGCGCGGGACGTACCGGCACACTGTTCGCCATGGAGCAGATGGGCGTTGCGCCTGATATCACCACCTTCGCTAAATCCATTGCCGGTGGCTTCCCGCTGGCGGGCGTGACCGGACGTGCTGACGTGATGGACGCAATTCCGCCAGGCGGTCTGGGTGGAACGTATGCCGGTAACCCGATTTCCTGCGTCGCCGCGCTGGAAGTGCTGAAGATTTTTGAGCAAGAAAACCTGCTGCAAAAAGCCAACGATCTGGGCAAAAACCTGCGCAACGGTCTGCTGGCGATTGCCGAAACACATCGCGAGATCGGCGACGTTCGCGGCCTGGGCGCGATGATTGCCATCGAGTTGTTCGAAGACGGCGACCACAATAAGCCCGATGCCAAACTGACCGCCGAGATCGTTTCCCGCGCGCGTGATAAAGGCCTGATCCTGCTCTCCTGCGGACCGTACTACAACGTGCTGCGCATCCTGGTGCCGCTCACCATTGAAGAGGCGCAAATCCGTCAGGGGCTGGACATCATCGCCCAGTGTTTTGCCGAAGCGAAACAAGGGTAA